In Streptomyces nojiriensis, one genomic interval encodes:
- a CDS encoding HAD family hydrolase — translation MTSTVPAPVARTADGSALQAVLLDMDGTLVDTEGFWWEIEAEIFQELGHRLDEAWRDVVVGGPMSRSATFLIESTGAAIGLAELSVLLNERFEARIADRVPLMPGAERLLAELARHNVPTALVSASHRRVIDQVLLTLGRDRFTMTVAGDEVARTKPHPDPYLFAAHSLGAHPSRCAVIEDTHTGVAAAEAAGCRVVAIPSVGVIEPAPGRTVVRSLEDVDLAFLRSLIAPMN, via the coding sequence ATGACGAGCACCGTTCCCGCCCCCGTCGCCCGTACGGCCGACGGTTCTGCCCTGCAGGCGGTGCTGCTCGACATGGACGGCACCCTCGTCGACACCGAAGGCTTCTGGTGGGAGATCGAGGCGGAGATCTTCCAGGAACTGGGCCACCGCCTCGACGAGGCCTGGCGCGACGTGGTCGTCGGCGGCCCCATGAGCCGCAGCGCGACCTTCCTGATCGAGTCGACCGGCGCTGCCATCGGCCTCGCCGAGCTGAGCGTCCTGCTCAACGAGCGCTTCGAGGCCCGCATCGCCGACCGGGTGCCGCTGATGCCCGGAGCCGAGCGGCTGCTGGCCGAGCTCGCCCGGCACAACGTGCCCACCGCCCTCGTCTCAGCCTCCCACCGCCGGGTCATCGACCAGGTCCTGCTCACCCTCGGCCGCGACCGCTTCACGATGACGGTCGCCGGCGACGAGGTGGCCCGTACCAAGCCGCACCCCGACCCCTACCTGTTCGCCGCGCACTCGCTCGGCGCGCACCCCTCGCGGTGCGCGGTCATCGAGGACACCCACACCGGGGTGGCGGCCGCCGAGGCCGCCGGCTGCCGGGTCGTGGCCATTCCCTCGGTCGGCGTGATCGAGCCCGCCCCCGGGCGTACGGTCGTCCGCTCGCTGGAAGACGTCGACCTCGCGTTCCTGCGCTCGCTCATCGCACCGATGAACTGA